In candidate division WOR-3 bacterium, the DNA window GCAGATCGGAGATACGGCGCTCGCCCGTAATATGGTGGAATATGTTAATGGAGATACAACGACGCCCCTGGGGAACTTACGCGCCCATCGCGGACATCCGGCACCATATAATGTTTCCATCTGGAGTCTGGGTAATGAACCCGATATCGCCGGAGGCCAGTGGCCTGTTCCTCCCTGGGGTTACTGGACGTTTTACCGCCACTACAACATTCCTTTTTCAAACTGGTCCTGGCAGGATTCCGCTTTCTGGACGCCGCAGGATTTTGCAAGTTTGATTCCCCTTTATGTGAACAGTATGGAGAACGCCAGTCCTATTCCTCTTGAGTTTATCTATTCCATCGCCGGTAATCCTGCATGGGTCAGACCGGTTATCGAGCCCAATATCAACCTGATCGATTATCTTGATGTTCACTATTATCCGAGCAGTGCCTCTGATACCATAGCTGATACGACTGATTATATAGAATGGCTCAGAAAGTCGGATACGATATTCGCCGCAGAACCGTATATCCAGAGCTTCAGGGATTCCCTCAATGCAATCGGTGCGAGCAACATCGAACCGATCGTGCTTGAGTACAACGCCGGTATGATAATGATTCCCGATCATCTGTGGTGGAACTATCTGACAGGACTCTTTATCGCCGATTGTATCGGCCACTGGATGCATGCAGGCCTTAAGATGGCGGCGGTCTACAGCATCCATGAAGGAGACTCCAGTAATCCGGGGGATTTCCCATATTTCGGTGTGATCAGGGGTGATACGGCAAGTCGGCGCATGCCTTCCTATGTGCTGGAGCTCTATAATACATACTTCGGAGATACACTCATATGCGCCTTTTCCGACCACAAAAACACCGGCTACGGTATAGAGTGCTGGGCTTCAAAGCGCTCGTCAGACAACAGATATGCACTGGTGGTCGTTAATAAAACCCTGGACACGACTTATGCGATGACCATCCAGATTCATGATTCCATCCAGTTGTATCGGCTGCGAAACATCACCAATAATGCTCCAATCGGTGCTCCATACAACGGGACGACCGGGATCGAGGATCAGGGGCTCTTTGTACCGGACAGCATCCATTCCGGAGTCAGTTATCTTAATCAGGTGTTTGTTCCGGCGAGTGTTTCTCTTTTAGAGGTACTTCCTTATACAGGAATCGCCGAGGAGTCGAAGACAACGATACCTGATTTCAGAATTCCGATGATAGTCAGGAAAGGCGTGGTTCTGGAGGTACCGAGGGGTACTTATACGCTTTATTCAGTCACGGGCCGTAAAGTAGAATACTGGCGTGACACCGAAAAGTTGAGTATTCCTTACCTGCCCCAGGGGATCTATTTTTTAAGGACCGAGCCGGCTGTTTACCGAAAGATTATCATCTTTTAAGGGATACAAGATTGACAAACTCCGGATTATTATTATAATTTTCCGATTACTTTCGAAGAGGTCGGACAGGTTTGCTGAATCGACGGCCTGATTTATATCGAAGGAGGTTATATGATAGACAAAGAGACACAAAGACAGATTCTGGCGAATATGGATGCGGCGGCCGAGCAGGCGAAAGAGGATTTCAAGAAACTGCCCGAAGAGACCAGACGTCTTGCTGCGGCATGGATAAAGAAGTGGTATCTCAAAGCAGGATACAGACGACTCGGCCGTTTTCTTGTAGCATACGCCAAGGAAACAGAGAAGAAAGAAAAGGAGAGATCGTGAAGAAGCTGGGGATCATTCTTATTATTATCGGAATCGCTGTCATGGTGCTGGGGATTCAGCAGACTACGGCGATTCACAATTATAATGCCGCTTTATCGTCCCATGATAATATCAAGAATGATACTTTTGCAATTTTAACAGGCCTTTTCGGCGGCGCCGTTGTCATCGCCGGCTGGATAGTTGCCATAAAAAAGAAACGCTGATCTTTTCACGAGTTTATTCGATTCTCTTCTGAAGTCGTAAAGAACTGAATACAAGGAAGAAGATTCCGAATACCGCAAGTATCATTATTTCTTTATAAATATCGATGATACCGGCGTTCTTCAAGAGAATGCCGCGTACGATAATGAGGAAGTAGGTCATTGGATTGACATATGCTATCCAGCGGACAAGGGTTGGAATACTTGAGATGGGGAAGAAGAGACCTGAGAGGAGGAACGTCGGCATCATCACCGGAAACACCGTGAGCATCGCCTGCATCTGGGTTCTGGAGACCGATGCGGCGAACAGCCCGAAGCCGAGTGTCGTGAAGAGGAATATTATCGAGGTGAAGAAGAGAAGCAGTAGATTCCCGCGGATGTAGATGTGAAAAAGGAATTTTGCGACGGATAATATCAGCACCACTTCGATGAATCCTACAAAGACAAAGGGGATTGTTTTACCGAGAATGAATTCCCATCGTTTCAGCGGTGAAACGAGTACCTGCTCAAGCGTTCCCAGTTCCCTCTCCCTGGAGATCGCCATCGCGGTTAAAAGCGATGTAATGATGAAAAGAATCATACAGATGATTCCGGGAACCATGTAATGAGAGCTCTTCAGTTCTTCATTATACCATATTCTTACACTGGGGGTGATCTTCGGCAGGGACATGGATTGTATCTGCATTAAATTCCGTTCTTCAACGATCTTGAGTGAGAATGTCCTGATTATTTCGAGGATATAATTTTTTATTATCGTCGCGGAGTTGGCGTCTGAACCGTCGCCGATGATCATAAGAGAAGCGGTGGTATTGCGGGCGATCTTTTTCGAAAAATCGGATGGAATTATGATAACGACCTTTGCTTTACCAGTTTTAAGGAACTCTTCGGGTTCAGAGATTGACGTTTGCTCTGGAGAGACTTCAGAGAAGTAATTGGAGGTGAAAAATGAACTGCTTAAAGCACGACTTATGGAAGTGCGGTCGTTGTCGAAGATGACGAGGGTGACATTTTTAATATCGGTCGTGGCTACATAACCGAAGATAATCAACTGGATGATCGGGGATATAACCAGGATGAAGAGCATACGTTTATCTCTGATGGTCTGGATGAGTTCTTTCTTTATCAGGGTGGCGATTATCTGCATCAGGAAATCCTCTTTTTGAACCTTATGATGCTGATACCGAGGAAGAAAGAGGCGAATAAGAACATAGCAAGGAAGTCGCTCCACAGGGTGGTGATGCCGGAGTCTTTGAGAAAGACCCCCCGAATTACATTGAGAAAGTATTTTGCCGGGACCAGATAAGAAAGTCCTCTGAGGATGAAGGGCATACTGCTGATCGGAAAGATGAATCCGGAAAGGAGGAATGCGGGCAGCACCGAGGTGAGGAAGGCGAGCATGGTTGCAATCTGCTGGCTTTTGGCGATGAGTGAGAGAAAGAGTCCCAGGCCGAGCGCTCCGAGGAGGAAGAGGATCGACGCTGTGTAGTATAGAATGATACTGCCTTTGAACGGAACATTGAAGACCATTATCCCGGTCAGAAGCACGAGCGTGGTTTGAAGCAGCCCGATTACAAGATAAGGGAAGAGTTTGCCGAATATCAATTCATGGGCTTTTATTGGCGTGTAGAAGAGCTGTTCCATAGTGCGCCTGTCCCATTCCCGGGCGATGGTCGAAGAGGTGATGAGGGTTCCGATGATCATCAGGATCACGGCGATCAACCCCGGCACCACGAAGTTCTGACTCCGCAGTGAAGGGTTATAAAGAAATTTTATTCGGCAGTCGATCGGCATGCCGGCGTTGAAAGAATACCGTTCAGTGATTATTTTTTGTCGGTAATACTGTGAAGCACCCAGAATATAGCCGAGAAAGACACGTGCCGTGTTGCTGTCGCCGCCGTCGATGATGAGCTGAAATTCAGCCTCTTCACCGCGCGATATCTTTTTGCTGAATCCTTTCGGGATGATGATGACCGCCTTGACCACACCCTGTTTAAGCAAATTCGAACAGGTGGTTCGGGATGAATTCGTTGTGTAGTCGATCTCAAAAGAGCCGCTCGCTTCGAGGGTGTGAAGGAATTCACGGCTTTCTCTTGAGCGGTCGAAATCCACAAAGAGGAGTCGGATGTTTTTTACGTTGAAGCTGACCGTGTAGCCGAAGAGCAGGAGGAGAAGAACAGGCCAGATGATTGCGAAATAGAGCATCCGCGCATCGCGCAGGATGTGAATGATTTCTTTTGTTATGATCGCGGTGATTCTCATAGCTGTTGTTCCATTACCGAGAGGAAGACGTCTTCAAGGGTCGGAGTGATTGCCGTGAAGCGGGTGACCTTCACATTCAGATTCTTCAGTCTCTGTTTCAATTCCGCGGCGTTACTGTCATCTTTCAAGAAGATGTGGAGTGACGAGCCGAATGGAATAATCCGTTCGGCGGCGGACTGTTCAGCCGCCTTTTTGATAAGCGGCAGAGGGGTTCCCTGGACGAGCAGCACTTTTTCTTTTATCCCCTTTTTGAGTTCGGCTGGTTTGCCGAGGGCTCTGATTTTACCCCGTTGAATAAGAGCGACACGTTCACAATGCTCGGCTTCATCCATATA includes these proteins:
- a CDS encoding ABC transporter permease, whose amino-acid sequence is MQIIATLIKKELIQTIRDKRMLFILVISPIIQLIIFGYVATTDIKNVTLVIFDNDRTSISRALSSSFFTSNYFSEVSPEQTSISEPEEFLKTGKAKVVIIIPSDFSKKIARNTTASLMIIGDGSDANSATIIKNYILEIIRTFSLKIVEERNLMQIQSMSLPKITPSVRIWYNEELKSSHYMVPGIICMILFIITSLLTAMAISRERELGTLEQVLVSPLKRWEFILGKTIPFVFVGFIEVVLILSVAKFLFHIYIRGNLLLLFFTSIIFLFTTLGFGLFAASVSRTQMQAMLTVFPVMMPTFLLSGLFFPISSIPTLVRWIAYVNPMTYFLIIVRGILLKNAGIIDIYKEIMILAVFGIFFLVFSSLRLQKRIE
- a CDS encoding ABC transporter permease; amino-acid sequence: MRITAIITKEIIHILRDARMLYFAIIWPVLLLLLFGYTVSFNVKNIRLLFVDFDRSRESREFLHTLEASGSFEIDYTTNSSRTTCSNLLKQGVVKAVIIIPKGFSKKISRGEEAEFQLIIDGGDSNTARVFLGYILGASQYYRQKIITERYSFNAGMPIDCRIKFLYNPSLRSQNFVVPGLIAVILMIIGTLITSSTIAREWDRRTMEQLFYTPIKAHELIFGKLFPYLVIGLLQTTLVLLTGIMVFNVPFKGSIILYYTASILFLLGALGLGLFLSLIAKSQQIATMLAFLTSVLPAFLLSGFIFPISSMPFILRGLSYLVPAKYFLNVIRGVFLKDSGITTLWSDFLAMFLFASFFLGISIIRFKKRIS